A region from the Streptomyces lydicus genome encodes:
- a CDS encoding metal ABC transporter permease, giving the protein MSGWGQIGDLWQLVPVQRAGVGLLLAAFGLPVVGVVIVGLDIMPVRFAMMHVALLGIAVGQLVGLDPVLCALVACALAGAGVAPLARTAEGLSGAMGLLMSLAIAAALLLLALSGVNANGAFALLWGSILAVRPADLVVLGVLAVAVPGLFLWRRRDLALLLHDRELAWCSGVAVQRLTVVLLVLVAVAVAGAIRLTGALLVDALTLLPALAARRLGRSLVSITLWAIGIGVVVNVVGFLISLAWDLPPGPVLVLAAGAVALAAHLIPERRTSSWRTSESSSAPSRRSPH; this is encoded by the coding sequence GTGAGCGGGTGGGGGCAGATCGGTGACCTGTGGCAACTGGTCCCGGTGCAGCGGGCCGGAGTGGGGCTGCTGCTGGCCGCCTTCGGGCTGCCGGTCGTCGGTGTGGTGATCGTCGGGCTGGACATCATGCCGGTGCGTTTCGCGATGATGCATGTGGCGCTGCTGGGCATCGCCGTGGGCCAACTGGTGGGTCTGGACCCGGTGTTGTGCGCGCTGGTGGCGTGTGCGCTGGCCGGGGCGGGGGTGGCGCCGCTGGCCCGTACCGCCGAGGGCCTGTCCGGGGCCATGGGCCTGCTGATGAGCTTGGCCATTGCTGCCGCCCTGTTGCTGCTGGCGCTCTCCGGGGTGAATGCCAATGGGGCGTTCGCGCTGTTGTGGGGGTCGATCCTGGCGGTGCGGCCGGCTGATCTCGTCGTGCTGGGTGTGCTGGCCGTGGCCGTACCGGGGCTGTTCCTCTGGCGCCGCCGCGATCTGGCGCTGCTGCTGCACGACCGGGAGCTGGCGTGGTGCTCCGGCGTGGCGGTGCAGCGGCTGACCGTGGTGCTGCTGGTCCTGGTGGCGGTCGCGGTGGCCGGTGCCATCCGTCTGACGGGCGCGCTGCTGGTGGACGCGCTGACCCTGCTGCCGGCCCTCGCCGCCCGCCGCCTCGGCCGTTCGCTGGTGTCGATCACGCTCTGGGCGATCGGCATCGGCGTCGTCGTGAACGTCGTCGGCTTCCTGATCTCGCTGGCCTGGGATCTGCCGCCCGGTCCGGTCCTCGTCCTCGCCGCGGGGGCGGTCGCCCTTGCCGCTCATCTCATACCCGAACGGAGAACCTCATCATGGCGCACGTCCGAGTCCTCTTCCGCCCCCTCGCGGCGGTCACCGCACTGA
- a CDS encoding ATP-binding cassette domain-containing protein, with protein sequence MEAVTGVDLEVRAGERIALTGTNGSGKTTLLRAVLGLHRQFDGEIVVGGRGCRSAAEWAWRRRACGWIPQRPAPGRFPLLARELLASSGDPAAAQRAAERLGTGGLAERPVDSLSGGQLQRMHLARAVGCVAAGAGVLLADEPTAALDFAGQEEAAEVLTTLPVTLLVVTHDRAMAARCDRTLEMAAGQLREVS encoded by the coding sequence CTGGAAGCGGTGACCGGGGTCGATCTGGAGGTGCGGGCCGGTGAGCGGATTGCTCTGACCGGCACGAACGGCTCGGGGAAGACGACGCTGTTGCGGGCGGTGCTCGGTCTGCACCGGCAGTTCGACGGGGAGATCGTGGTCGGGGGCCGGGGCTGCCGCAGCGCTGCCGAGTGGGCGTGGCGGAGAAGAGCGTGCGGATGGATCCCGCAGCGCCCGGCACCCGGGCGCTTTCCGCTGCTCGCACGGGAGTTGCTGGCGAGCAGCGGCGACCCGGCGGCGGCGCAGCGGGCGGCCGAACGGCTGGGCACGGGCGGTCTGGCGGAGCGGCCGGTGGACAGCCTCTCGGGTGGTCAGTTGCAGCGTATGCACCTGGCGCGGGCGGTGGGCTGCGTGGCGGCCGGAGCGGGTGTGCTGCTCGCGGACGAGCCGACCGCGGCGTTGGACTTCGCGGGCCAGGAGGAGGCCGCCGAGGTGCTGACCACGCTGCCGGTGACACTGCTCGTGGTGACCCACGACCGGGCCATGGCCGCGCGCTGCGACCGGACGCTGGAGATGGCGGCCGGACAGCTGCGGGAGGTGTCGTGA
- a CDS encoding plasmid stabilization protein, whose product MPAGSSKKRERQYEHIKEQAEERGISQKRAKEIAARTVNKERARSGEAKTAAKASLRDPKSAPQRGGERSHRGPGGPTRDQLYEEAKKKNIEGRSTMNKDQLRRAVGR is encoded by the coding sequence GTGCCTGCAGGATCGAGCAAGAAGCGTGAACGGCAGTACGAGCACATCAAGGAACAGGCCGAGGAGCGGGGCATCTCGCAGAAGCGCGCCAAGGAGATCGCCGCCCGCACGGTGAACAAGGAACGCGCCCGCTCCGGCGAGGCCAAGACCGCCGCCAAGGCTTCCCTCCGCGACCCGAAATCCGCTCCGCAACGCGGCGGGGAACGGTCCCACCGCGGACCCGGTGGCCCGACCCGGGACCAGCTCTACGAAGAGGCCAAGAAGAAGAACATCGAAGGCCGCTCCACCATGAACAAGGACCAGCTCCGCCGGGCTGTCGGCCGCTGA
- a CDS encoding DUF5133 domain-containing protein gives MPGVGPRSTRTSATQLDEVSYTLCVATATTEINDALAAADRILAQTASPSSAAREGLRHGAAAARVAARAHRTWTGMAHGGAAGRPTGERVSSRACRIEQEA, from the coding sequence GTGCCTGGCGTCGGTCCCAGGTCCACTCGCACGTCCGCCACCCAACTGGACGAGGTGTCGTACACCCTGTGCGTGGCCACGGCGACCACAGAGATCAACGACGCCCTCGCCGCTGCCGACCGCATTCTGGCGCAGACCGCTTCTCCTTCCTCAGCCGCCCGTGAGGGTCTGAGGCACGGCGCTGCCGCCGCCCGGGTGGCGGCGCGCGCTCACCGGACGTGGACTGGTATGGCCCACGGCGGAGCCGCCGGGAGGCCGACCGGAGAAAGGGTGAGCAGCCGTGCCTGCAGGATCGAGCAAGAAGCGTGA
- a CDS encoding pyridoxamine 5'-phosphate oxidase family protein has product MTLSMREREQFLAEPHIGALSVIERPDRAPLTVPIWYHYTPGGELWVRTGPDSRKARAIRSAGRFSLMVQRAEPTVRYVSVEGPVTRTESDSRERSWEMAARYLPQDRVADFVEYEHTQLGEHVVIHMRPEHWLSADLGSA; this is encoded by the coding sequence ATGACACTGTCGATGCGAGAACGAGAGCAGTTTCTGGCGGAACCTCACATCGGTGCGCTGTCGGTGATCGAGCGGCCGGACCGCGCACCGCTGACAGTACCCATCTGGTACCACTACACCCCGGGCGGCGAACTGTGGGTGCGCACCGGGCCCGATTCCCGCAAAGCGCGGGCGATCCGGTCCGCAGGGCGCTTCAGTCTGATGGTGCAGCGGGCCGAGCCGACCGTGCGCTACGTGTCGGTGGAGGGACCGGTCACCAGGACGGAATCAGACAGCCGCGAGCGGTCCTGGGAGATGGCCGCGCGGTACCTCCCACAGGACAGGGTCGCCGACTTCGTGGAGTACGAGCACACCCAGCTCGGTGAACACGTCGTCATCCACATGCGGCCGGAACACTGGCTGTCGGCCGATCTGGGTTCCGCCTAG
- a CDS encoding MFS transporter, with translation MTVPDIDMAVWEAEGRRGARWALVSVALGVFCIQLDSFALNLALSHIKGELGVSTGQLPWVVSAYLLSCGTLMLGAGRMSDLFGRRRLLIAGLALFGLASLWCALAPSLPVLVAARVVQGAGGALIMPAGLALLTNVFPPALRGRATGWALGIGGLATACGPFVGGVLTEMVSWRAVFWLNVPLGVVAALCARRARESRDTTASGHVDGPGLAIGTGAIAALAVFIDRGPVWGWVSPASIGTLCLVASALAVFVRIELRAAEPLIRPALFRNGSFVALTAAGAVANAATVVFLFVVPLALQEGRQLTPLAAGVAFLGPSVAMAAAGPFAGRVTGSRAVPVMAASLGAGAVMLLGAACVSGLPSYLAAVTGGGLALGVGNALTLTATQGVIRPERAGEASGVTKTVITVTAGLGVVAAGPAADPGGAASAGGNGPLAVAGAGCLAACLLLALWGWARLRGPHARRPGEPVPSAIEGGGGVRRSQ, from the coding sequence GTGACCGTGCCGGACATTGATATGGCGGTCTGGGAAGCGGAGGGGCGAAGGGGAGCCCGGTGGGCGTTGGTCTCGGTCGCGTTGGGTGTCTTCTGCATCCAGCTCGACTCCTTCGCCCTGAACCTGGCCCTGTCCCACATCAAGGGGGAACTCGGCGTATCCACCGGCCAGTTGCCCTGGGTGGTCAGCGCCTACCTGTTGTCGTGCGGCACGCTCATGCTGGGCGCGGGCCGGATGAGTGACCTGTTCGGCCGACGCCGTCTGCTGATCGCGGGGCTGGCGCTGTTCGGACTGGCGTCGCTGTGGTGTGCGCTGGCGCCCTCGCTGCCGGTGCTGGTGGCGGCCCGCGTGGTGCAGGGCGCGGGCGGCGCATTGATCATGCCGGCCGGACTGGCGCTGCTCACGAACGTGTTCCCGCCCGCCCTGCGCGGCCGGGCAACGGGGTGGGCACTGGGCATCGGCGGACTGGCCACCGCCTGCGGCCCGTTCGTCGGCGGTGTCCTGACCGAGATGGTGTCGTGGCGGGCGGTGTTCTGGCTCAACGTGCCGCTGGGTGTGGTGGCCGCGCTCTGCGCCCGCCGGGCCCGGGAGTCGCGGGACACCACGGCGTCCGGGCACGTCGACGGGCCGGGGCTGGCCATCGGGACCGGCGCCATCGCGGCCCTGGCCGTCTTCATCGACCGTGGCCCGGTGTGGGGCTGGGTGTCCCCCGCGAGCATCGGCACGCTGTGCCTGGTGGCGTCGGCGCTGGCGGTCTTCGTACGGATCGAACTCCGCGCTGCCGAGCCGTTGATCAGGCCCGCGCTCTTCCGAAATGGCTCCTTCGTGGCGTTGACCGCGGCGGGCGCGGTGGCCAACGCCGCCACCGTGGTGTTCCTGTTCGTCGTACCGCTCGCGCTCCAGGAGGGCCGGCAGCTCACACCATTGGCGGCCGGGGTGGCTTTCCTCGGCCCGTCGGTGGCCATGGCGGCCGCGGGGCCGTTCGCGGGCCGGGTGACCGGCTCCCGCGCCGTACCGGTCATGGCGGCGAGCCTGGGGGCGGGCGCGGTGATGCTGCTCGGTGCGGCGTGCGTCTCCGGACTGCCGTCGTATCTCGCGGCGGTCACCGGCGGCGGGCTGGCGCTGGGCGTCGGCAACGCCCTGACGCTGACCGCCACCCAGGGCGTCATCCGGCCCGAACGTGCCGGTGAGGCCTCCGGGGTGACCAAAACCGTCATCACCGTCACGGCCGGGCTGGGCGTGGTCGCCGCAGGCCCCGCGGCCGATCCCGGCGGTGCCGCGTCGGCCGGCGGCAACGGGCCGCTGGCCGTGGCAGGAGCCGGCTGCCTGGCCGCCTGCCTCCTGCTGGCTCTGTGGGGGTGGGCCCGGCTGCGCGGCCCGCACGCCCGGCGACCGGGAGAGCCGGTGCCCTCGGCGATCGAGGGCGGGGGCGGAGTGCGCCGATCACAGTAG
- a CDS encoding alpha/beta hydrolase, translated as MPIPRKSMALTAGVLAGTTLVVTVCAVGGAAASQPDNAKGGSTSVPVLPARFTQQKIQWTACGADVAPKAVPGAECGWVKVPVDYAAPDGKTVELRVSRLRAKDHSHRLGSLLYNPGGPGAGGAADVADGNWHAGPQARTRYDLVGFDPRGIAGSGQIKCPDGVAQQPENPPRTEAQAKKAFAEATRRGRACQRASGAVFAHMDSVSVARDLDVLRTVLGDAKLNYTGFSYGTFLGQQYMKLFPGKVGRMVLDSVVNPAADMRQVARRDVKTSEDAMRRYARDLVARGDDRLGTTTGEILRRVTGFAKRLEQKPLRGADGEAFTDATLSMYLDTAVTDKASWKPLTKALVAALHGDGAAFDRFDKETAGGSGGQKPTPQQEQAEKDESASMPAVLCLDSPSAPKSPKAMLDMADAFAKQSPLFGRSFAWQMIDCATWPIAPTGAAEPVKGSGAAPVLLVSYTDDTQTPLANAQAVHRQLAHSSLLVRKGHGHAAYASEYPSTCTDRAVDRYLVGGKLPDKVANCPR; from the coding sequence ATGCCCATCCCCCGCAAGTCCATGGCCTTGACGGCCGGTGTGCTGGCCGGCACCACGTTGGTGGTGACGGTCTGTGCCGTCGGTGGCGCCGCGGCGTCCCAGCCCGACAACGCCAAGGGCGGAAGCACCTCCGTCCCGGTGCTGCCCGCGCGTTTCACGCAGCAGAAGATCCAGTGGACGGCCTGCGGAGCGGATGTCGCCCCCAAGGCCGTACCCGGCGCCGAATGCGGCTGGGTGAAGGTGCCGGTGGACTACGCCGCCCCGGACGGGAAGACCGTCGAACTGCGGGTGTCGCGGCTGCGGGCGAAAGACCACAGCCACCGGCTGGGGTCACTGCTCTACAACCCCGGCGGGCCCGGTGCGGGCGGTGCGGCCGACGTGGCCGACGGAAACTGGCACGCCGGCCCGCAGGCCCGGACCCGCTACGACCTGGTCGGCTTCGACCCTCGGGGCATAGCCGGTTCCGGGCAGATCAAGTGCCCCGACGGCGTGGCGCAGCAGCCCGAGAACCCGCCGCGTACCGAGGCGCAGGCCAAGAAGGCGTTCGCCGAAGCGACCAGGCGCGGCCGGGCCTGCCAGAGGGCGAGCGGCGCTGTTTTCGCGCACATGGACAGTGTGAGTGTCGCGCGCGATCTGGATGTGCTGCGTACGGTCCTGGGCGATGCCAAGTTGAACTACACCGGCTTCTCCTACGGCACCTTCCTCGGCCAGCAGTACATGAAGCTGTTCCCCGGCAAGGTGGGCCGGATGGTGCTCGACAGTGTCGTCAACCCCGCGGCCGATATGCGGCAGGTCGCCCGCCGTGACGTCAAGACGTCCGAAGACGCGATGCGCCGGTACGCCCGTGACCTCGTCGCGCGCGGGGACGACCGGCTGGGAACCACGACCGGGGAGATTCTGCGGAGGGTCACCGGGTTCGCCAAGAGGCTGGAGCAAAAGCCACTGCGCGGGGCCGACGGCGAGGCATTCACCGACGCCACCCTGTCCATGTACCTGGACACGGCGGTGACGGACAAAGCGAGCTGGAAGCCGCTGACCAAGGCATTGGTCGCCGCCCTGCACGGGGACGGGGCCGCCTTCGACCGCTTTGACAAGGAGACGGCCGGCGGCAGCGGTGGCCAGAAGCCGACGCCGCAGCAGGAGCAGGCCGAGAAGGACGAGTCCGCGAGCATGCCGGCGGTGCTGTGCCTGGACTCCCCGTCCGCGCCGAAGTCCCCGAAGGCGATGCTTGACATGGCCGACGCGTTCGCCAAGCAGTCGCCGCTGTTCGGGCGTTCCTTCGCCTGGCAGATGATCGACTGCGCGACCTGGCCGATCGCCCCCACCGGCGCGGCCGAGCCGGTCAAGGGCTCCGGGGCGGCACCGGTGTTGCTGGTGTCGTACACCGACGATACGCAGACTCCGCTGGCCAACGCGCAGGCGGTGCACCGGCAGTTGGCCCACAGCTCGCTGCTGGTACGCAAGGGCCACGGGCACGCGGCGTACGCCTCGGAGTATCCGTCCACGTGCACCGACCGAGCAGTCGACAGGTATCTGGTCGGCGGAAAGCTGCCGGACAAGGTCGCCAACTGCCCGCGCTGA
- a CDS encoding TauD/TfdA dioxygenase family protein, whose product MSTSTGFDIRRIGGRIGAEIVGADLSADLDPAIVAEINAALLEHKALVFRGRQLDDAAQLRFAALFGELTTAHPTVPSVDGQPHILPVDGDEGIRANHWHTDVTFVRTPPKASTLRSIVVPPYGGNTLIANSAAAYRDLPEPLRELADKLWAVHTNAYDYAAPKTDKAAQHRKQFVSRTYRTAYPLVRVHPETGERGLFIGGFAQTIEGLNPSDSRDLLRIFQSYVTRPENILRVTWTPGDLVLFDNRITQHYAPDDYGDLPRLLHRVTVAGDAPVGIDGTSSRALEGGDAAHYTPAVA is encoded by the coding sequence ATGAGCACCAGCACAGGCTTCGACATCCGCCGCATCGGCGGACGCATCGGCGCCGAGATCGTCGGCGCCGACCTCTCCGCCGACCTCGACCCGGCGATCGTCGCCGAGATCAACGCGGCTCTGCTGGAACACAAGGCGCTGGTCTTCCGTGGCCGGCAACTGGACGACGCGGCCCAGCTGCGCTTCGCCGCCCTCTTCGGTGAACTCACCACCGCCCACCCCACCGTCCCGTCCGTGGACGGGCAGCCCCACATTCTGCCCGTCGACGGGGACGAGGGCATCCGCGCCAACCACTGGCACACCGACGTCACATTCGTCCGTACACCCCCGAAGGCGTCGACCCTGCGCAGCATCGTCGTCCCGCCCTACGGCGGCAACACGCTGATCGCCAACTCGGCCGCGGCCTACCGGGACCTTCCCGAGCCGCTGCGCGAGCTCGCGGACAAGCTCTGGGCGGTGCACACCAACGCCTACGACTACGCCGCCCCGAAGACCGACAAGGCGGCCCAGCACCGCAAGCAGTTCGTCTCGCGCACGTACCGCACCGCCTACCCGCTGGTCCGCGTGCACCCCGAAACGGGGGAGCGCGGCCTGTTCATCGGCGGCTTCGCGCAGACCATCGAGGGACTGAACCCCTCCGATTCCCGGGACCTGCTGCGCATCTTCCAGTCGTATGTGACACGGCCTGAGAACATCCTCCGGGTCACCTGGACACCCGGTGACCTGGTCCTCTTCGACAACCGGATCACCCAGCACTACGCGCCCGACGACTACGGAGACCTCCCGCGCCTGCTGCACCGGGTGACCGTCGCCGGGGACGCCCCGGTGGGCATCGACGGCACCTCCAGCCGCGCCCTCGAAGGCGGTGACGCGGCCCACTACACGCCCGCCGTGGCCTGA
- a CDS encoding ABC transporter permease: protein MSLASGSTTEEPAAAPPIAPRIDPSIDPPIAPSRPRPHRPPVLLPRILRAVLTGAIKSAAIVVLLLAWELAPRFGLVDRIFLPPFSEVAEAWWGLVANGQLADNAQASLVRSFTGFGIAVATSVPLGLLIGWYRPVADLLDPLLQVFLNTAALALLPVFVLLLGIGETSKISIVVYACAWPILFNTISAVRTVDPTLLRLAKSMDLSAPRLFQKVILPASVPTIFTGIRLAGAVSIVVLVAAEMVGAKAGLGYLINASQYNFAIPQMYAGIVTISVIGVAFNQLLVAVEKRLSSWRVPATS, encoded by the coding sequence ATGAGCCTGGCAAGCGGTTCGACCACCGAGGAGCCCGCGGCCGCCCCGCCGATCGCGCCGCGGATCGACCCGTCGATCGACCCGCCGATCGCGCCGAGCAGGCCGCGGCCCCACCGCCCACCCGTGCTGCTGCCCCGCATCCTGCGCGCGGTACTGACCGGCGCCATCAAATCGGCGGCGATCGTCGTCCTGCTGCTCGCGTGGGAGCTGGCGCCGCGCTTCGGCCTGGTGGACCGGATCTTCCTGCCGCCGTTCAGCGAGGTCGCCGAGGCGTGGTGGGGACTGGTGGCCAACGGCCAGCTCGCCGACAACGCACAGGCGAGTCTGGTGCGTTCGTTCACCGGATTCGGCATAGCCGTCGCCACGTCCGTACCGCTGGGCCTGCTCATCGGCTGGTACCGGCCCGTCGCCGATCTCCTCGACCCGTTGCTGCAGGTATTCCTCAACACCGCGGCCCTGGCCCTGCTGCCGGTGTTCGTGCTGCTCCTCGGCATCGGCGAGACGTCGAAGATCTCCATCGTGGTGTACGCCTGCGCCTGGCCGATCCTGTTCAACACCATCAGCGCGGTACGCACCGTCGATCCCACCCTGCTGAGGCTGGCGAAGTCCATGGACCTGTCCGCGCCGCGGCTGTTCCAGAAGGTGATCCTGCCGGCCTCGGTGCCGACGATCTTCACCGGAATCCGGCTGGCCGGGGCGGTGTCCATCGTCGTCCTGGTCGCCGCCGAGATGGTCGGTGCCAAGGCCGGTCTCGGCTATCTCATCAACGCGTCCCAGTACAACTTCGCCATTCCGCAGATGTATGCGGGCATCGTCACGATCTCCGTCATCGGCGTGGCCTTCAACCAGTTGCTGGTGGCCGTGGAGAAGCGGCTCAGCTCATGGCGCGTCCCCGCGACGAGCTGA
- a CDS encoding ABC transporter ATP-binding protein → MPESLTPKIEFDRVRKTFPAKRGSAQRRGPAHDDGEFTALDGVDLRIEAGEFVVVVGPSGCGKSTLLDLLGGLARPTGGRILLDGEPVTGPGLDRGIVFQQYALLPWRTALGNVEFGLEATGVPRRERAARARDYLDLVGLSGFENRHPHELSGGMRQRVAIARSLAYDPDVLLMDEPFAALDAQTRESLQDELLRIWQRTGKTVVFITHGIEEAVYLGQRVAVMTSRPGRIKQVVPIGFDSRTETDDLRSSPEFAGYRYEIWTLLHDEVTRTQLLEKEEVSV, encoded by the coding sequence ATGCCGGAATCCCTCACACCAAAGATCGAGTTCGACCGGGTGCGCAAGACCTTTCCTGCCAAGAGGGGGAGCGCCCAGCGCCGTGGCCCGGCGCACGATGACGGCGAGTTCACCGCTCTCGACGGTGTCGACCTGCGGATCGAGGCGGGGGAGTTCGTCGTCGTGGTCGGCCCCAGCGGATGCGGCAAGTCCACCCTCCTGGACCTGCTGGGCGGCCTCGCCCGGCCGACCGGCGGGCGGATCCTCCTGGACGGGGAACCGGTGACCGGGCCCGGCCTGGACCGCGGCATCGTCTTCCAGCAGTACGCCCTGCTGCCCTGGCGCACCGCCCTGGGCAACGTCGAGTTCGGCCTGGAGGCGACCGGCGTACCACGGCGTGAGCGCGCCGCGCGTGCCCGCGACTACCTGGATCTGGTCGGGCTCTCCGGATTCGAGAACCGCCACCCGCACGAGCTGTCGGGCGGGATGCGCCAGCGCGTGGCCATCGCCCGCTCACTCGCCTACGACCCCGACGTCCTGCTGATGGACGAGCCGTTCGCCGCACTGGACGCCCAGACCAGGGAGTCGCTGCAGGACGAGCTGCTGCGCATCTGGCAGCGCACCGGAAAGACCGTCGTCTTCATCACCCACGGCATAGAGGAGGCCGTCTACCTGGGCCAAAGGGTGGCCGTCATGACCTCCCGGCCCGGCCGCATCAAACAGGTCGTGCCCATCGGCTTCGACTCCCGCACGGAGACGGACGACCTGCGGTCCAGCCCCGAATTCGCAGGGTACCGGTACGAGATCTGGACGCTGCTGCACGACGAGGTGACCAGGACCCAACTGCTGGAGAAGGAGGAGGTTTCCGTATGA
- a CDS encoding ABC transporter substrate-binding protein — MGTLITPSSRRQFLTLLGLSAVAVSCGSGGGGAAKDQTKTLRYQGWAGTVILPELAEELGFLEDVKLKWVGNTISGPQDIQSAATGQVDFGGAFNGAVVKLAARKAPITSVISYYGVDKAAYNGFYVLKDGPVHSARDLIGKKVGMNTLGAHSEAMLDIYLQRHGLSRADIKKVEPLVVPPVNTEQSLRQKQIQVGVLGDILRDKALQTGGLRPLFTDYQLLGDFSAGTYVVNDRFLRANPGTARRFVTGVARAIEWARATPRDEVIARQIEIVKKRGRNEDMAPLKYWKSFGVAETAGRITDKEFQVWIDWLSERGDIEKGQVKASDLYTNEFNAYSRKDKPSAAETPSKSGS; from the coding sequence ATGGGCACGCTGATCACCCCATCGAGCCGACGACAGTTCCTCACCCTGCTGGGCCTCTCGGCGGTCGCGGTCAGCTGTGGCTCCGGAGGCGGCGGTGCGGCCAAGGATCAGACCAAGACCCTGCGATACCAGGGGTGGGCGGGAACCGTCATCCTGCCCGAACTGGCCGAAGAGCTCGGCTTCCTGGAGGACGTGAAGCTGAAGTGGGTCGGCAACACGATCAGCGGGCCACAGGACATCCAGTCGGCAGCCACCGGGCAGGTCGACTTCGGCGGCGCGTTCAACGGAGCCGTCGTCAAACTCGCTGCCAGAAAAGCTCCCATCACCTCGGTCATCAGCTACTACGGCGTCGACAAGGCCGCGTACAACGGCTTCTACGTGCTCAAGGACGGCCCGGTCCACTCGGCCCGTGACCTGATCGGCAAGAAGGTCGGGATGAACACCCTCGGCGCGCACTCCGAGGCCATGCTCGACATCTACCTGCAGCGCCACGGCCTGTCGCGGGCGGACATCAAGAAGGTCGAGCCCTTGGTGGTGCCCCCGGTCAACACCGAGCAGTCGCTGCGGCAGAAGCAGATCCAGGTGGGCGTCCTCGGCGACATCCTGCGGGACAAGGCCCTGCAGACCGGAGGTCTCAGGCCGCTGTTCACCGACTACCAACTGCTCGGCGACTTCTCCGCCGGCACCTATGTGGTGAACGACCGGTTCCTCAGGGCGAACCCCGGCACCGCACGCAGATTCGTCACGGGCGTCGCCCGCGCCATCGAGTGGGCCCGCGCCACCCCACGGGACGAGGTCATCGCCCGGCAGATCGAGATCGTCAAGAAGCGCGGCCGGAACGAGGACATGGCTCCGCTGAAGTACTGGAAGTCCTTCGGCGTCGCCGAGACCGCCGGACGCATCACCGACAAGGAGTTCCAGGTGTGGATCGACTGGCTCAGCGAGCGCGGTGACATCGAGAAGGGCCAGGTCAAGGCGTCGGATCTCTACACCAACGAGTTCAACGCGTACAGCCGGAAGGACAAGCCGTCCGCGGCCGAGACGCCCTCCAAGAGCGGGAGCTGA
- a CDS encoding putative leader peptide, whose amino-acid sequence MAGESERETRTLTALTWLNFAASLLSVSRSENFTARLHVDLRRQASAICAAGS is encoded by the coding sequence ATGGCAGGAGAATCAGAACGTGAGACAAGGACTCTTACCGCATTGACGTGGCTGAATTTCGCTGCCAGCCTCCTAAGCGTGAGTCGCTCGGAGAACTTCACCGCACGTCTGCACGTCGATCTGCGACGCCAGGCCAGTGCCATCTGTGCCGCCGGCAGTTAG